The sequence TCGTTATGACCATGGGTCTCAAATTGCTGGGCAAAGATTGTAACTCTTATATCTTGAAATAAGGATACACTGAAACTGACAGATCTGGTGTTGCAGGCGAGAAATATCGTCAAATCTTTTGGCGGACAGGATGTTCTTAAAGGAATTTCCCTAGATGTCGAGCGAGGAGAGTTGATTTCTATTATCGGCCCTCAGGCTGCGGAAAATCAACTTTTTTGCGGTGCCTTAATTTTTTGGAACACCCCGATTTAGCCGAAGTGCGTATTGAGGATGTGAGCCTAAGCTGTAATGGTCGATGGACCCGCCAAGATGAGGCACATGCTCATCGTTTGCGCGCTCATGTGGGTATGGTGTTTCAGGCCTTTAATTTGTTTCCGCACCTCACAGTGCTGGAAAATGTGATGTTGGCGCCCATTCACGTTAAGAAAATAGCCGCTAATCAGGCAGAAATCATAGCCACAGAATTGCTTGAAAAAGTCGGGCTAAAAAACGTTAAAGATCGTTATCCAGATCGTCTTTCTGGAGGGCAAAAACAACGCGCTGCCATTGCTCGTGCCCTGGCAATGAAACCTTCAGTTATGCTCTATGATGAGCCAACTTCAGCGCTCGATCCTGAACTTTCTGAAGAAGTTTTATCGGTCATGCGTGCTTTGGATAATGAGGGTATGACGCAGATCGTCGTTACACATGATATGCGTTTTGCGCGCGCTGCCTCAGATAGGGTGCTTTATCTTGAAGAAGGTACCATTGTTGAAAGTGGTGATCCTGACCAGATTTTTGCCCATCCTCAAGAAGCTCGTACACGTCGTTTTCTAAGGACAATCCTGTCATGAAACACTTATGGCGTGTATGTTTGCGCCCCGCTTTTCTGCTGATAGCCCTAACGTTCTCTGCTTCATTTTTGACAAATGCATATGCAGAAAATGGAGGTTATGCTGTTCCCGGTGCACATAGTGAGACAGATCTGCCCTGGGCCTCGGATGGTGAGGCTAATGTGCCTTACGTCTTCCACGACCCGGCTAAAGAGAGTCGTATTGTTGGCTTTGAATATGACCTCATGGAGGCCATAGCCCCTCTTTTGCACCGTAAGTCACGATTTGTACAAAATGGATGGGAAGGACTTATTCCTGGCCTGTCGCGCGGCCTCTATCCCATGGTGATTGATGGCATAGAAATGACACCCGAACATAAGGCAGCTGTCTTATTCAGTCGTCCATATTATGTGACAACTGATCGTATTGTGGTGTTGAAAGAGGGAAAGAAACTCGAAACTTTAGAGTCTCTTAAGGGGCACGTTGTCGGCACAATTAAAAATACCGCTGCCGAACGCATGTTATTACAACAAGATCCGAAAAGTCTGCGTGCTTATGATGAAGAGACAAATCTCTTTTCTGATTTACGGACAGGTCGTTTAGATGCCATTTTGATCGATGAACCTATAGCTCTTTATTATCTGTCAGATGATATGGAAATCTCAGGTGAACCGATAGGACAAGTTTCTTACGGCATTGCTTTTCCTAAAGATAATCCCGCATTACGTGATGCTGTAAATGAGGCTCTTGTCACTCTCATTCACAATGGGACATTGCACAATATTTTGGCCAAGTGGAATCTGTGGACGCCACAAATGGCACATTATACAGGCGATTATTCAAAGTCTGAAGTAGAGCCAACAGCATGGAATGACTATCGAACCATTATGGCCGGTATGTCAGGTAGCGGGATCAAAACATTATTACATCGCTACGTCACCTTCTTGCCCCTGATAGGGCAAGGCATGGTTATGACCCTGGCAGTTTCTGCTTTGGCAATGGTTATTGCCATTGCTTTGGGTCTTATTTTGGCATTAATCCGGCATTATGGTTTTGCGCCCTTGCGGTTCATAGCGGGTATTTATGTTGAAATTGTAAGAGGCACGCCTTTACTAATCCAGGTCCTGTTTATCTTTTATGGTTTACCGGCGATTGGTATACGTCTTTCACCTTTTTTGGCTGGTGTAATCGCTTTAGGGTTAAATTATGCTGCTTATGAGGCAGAGAATTATAGAGCAGGTTTATTGTCTGTGCCCCGAGGTCAGATGGAAGCGGCGGTCGCGTTAAATATGACGCAATTTCAGGCCCTCCGCCTGGTAATTGTCCCACAGGCTTTTCGTACTGTGGTGCCTGTCATGACCAATGATTTTATTTCATTGCTCAAAGATAGTTCTCTTGTTTCTGTCATTACACTTACAGAATTGAGCCAGACTTACATCCGTCTTTCTTCGACCTATTATGATTATATAGGGACGGGCTTGATGGTTGGTGCAGCCTATCTTTTAGTGGGGCTACCCTTTGTTCGCCTAGCGCGTATGGCTGAAAAACGCATGGGTAAGGCAATAAATCAGGGACATCACTAAAACGGCTTATTTCATTAACGGCTCAAAAGGGTTTGAGAAATTTTTTGAGCCGTTAAGGCCGTCCAGTAAATTGAACCAGAAGTATAGCTCTCACCTCTATTAATGGCGCCACAGCTATAAAGGTGAAGAGCTGTTTTTGTCCGTCCTGTTTGGGGGCATGTTTTAACCCCACCTGCATGATTGAAAGAGAGCAGGCCATCTTGAGCAAGTGACTGCAAGAAAATAGAGGTGCTAGGTTTGTCTAAACCTGTTGCGTTAATAATCGCTGAATAGTGAGTCTGAGTAGCTTTTTCATGTGACACAAACTGAATAGGCACATTTTCAGCTAATTTTAAAATAGCGTCAGCAGATTTTAGAGGCATGGCATCCAGTAAGCGGCCTAGCCAAGGCTCAATATCAGTGTGAAAATAATCTTTTTCACGGTTAGTTAAGTCTGGCCATATGTTATTGAGGGCATAAATAATATCGACGATAATATCTTCCCAAATATTATGCGCAGAGCGACATAGGTCATAATCATAATGAAGCTGATCAGTAAGGCTGGGCTTATAATTTTGAAAATAAGAAAGAGAACTTCCTTTCTTCTGACAATAAGAGTCTATGGCTCGGACAAGGCTATTTAGCTTTTCATAACCGCTAGAAGTGCCTTTATTATGGTCTGCTAAAAAAGCCGCAAATTCGGGCACTTGTAATGCCGGATCTCTTTTCTTTACAGAAGGCAATGCAGCTGATCGGGTTAAAAGATCGATCTCACCTCTAAAGTGGTTTTTTGATAAATGCACCAAGACGTCGATGCTTGCCAAACCACTGCCAATAATGAGCAGCTTTTCATCACGAAACTGATTAAGTGCAGAGGCAGGATAGGGACTGATAATGGATGATGAAAATTGATTAGGGGAAATTTTTTTTAAATTCTGGCCACAGCATAAAATGCAGGCATCATATGCCTGCGTCTGAAGTGCCGTTTTAAGAAGAAATCCTTTTTGAGGGTGAGAAGAGATTTTTTTTACAGATAAAACGTCTTCACGAATAAAATGAACATATTGAGAAAATCTAGGCGTACGACTTATTTTAAATTCAAGAAATTGATAAAAATATTCACGTGAGACAAAGTCTTCTCCCTTAACATCACAATTCAAAACATCATTCAGATAATTCAGAAATTCCTGCGGATTATCGGGATCAGTAAAAGTGAATTCAACAGTTGTGTTGAGAAGCATGTAAGGGAGGCAGCCTTTAAAAGGTTACCCCTCATGCTCTGAGATGGCTCATAAATATCTATGACGAAATTCTGAGCCGAATCTTGATGGGATTGTCTTTCACATAAATGGAGAGCGGTGATGATTGCGGCCGGACCTCCCCCAATAAGAGCAATTTTCATAAAAATATTCCTTATCTATATGAGCCTTATCTGGCTGTTGAGCAGGCTTTCAGAAAGGAAAAATGCACGCTCTTAACGTAAAGAGGCTGGGTCAAATTTCCCACCACTGCTAGTACTGGGTAAGAGCACATTATTATAACCCTCAGCTAATAAATTACTCCAAAGTGGGAGCCATTCTTTTGCTTTATTAATAAAATTTAGAGCCGCTGGATCTTTGTTAAGGACTTTTTTATCCCAATGAGAAAGAGGCGCTAAAAGGCGAGGTGTGCCTTGCTCTAAGGGGCTTAATAACACATCCACTATAGCGCCGGTTATTTGCCCAGAGGGCAGAGGGGAGACATGACGCCAGCCCGCAGTGATCATTAAGGGCGGAATAAGGAGGCCAGCATCTCTAATGCGGCTTATAGCAGCATGGACAAAGGGGTTAAGACTTACAACATCTTCTGCCATGACAGCATTAGCCAAAAATGAGCAATTAATTTGGCCTGGCACATTTTTATTGGTTGTAAAATAATTTCTATCATCATGACAGGGCGTCATGATGTCATCTGCTAAAATTGGTGGTAACGCTTTTTGAGAAAGCTGAGCTGTAATGAAACCTGTCACGACACTATGATCTAGGCGTATGAGGGCAATAAAATTAGCGCCGTTTTCTTCCTCACTTTGTGCCATAACCACAGGGTGCCATTCGCCGTGAGGCAGAGGCAGGGTATGGCCTGCTAAAGTGATACTCCCTTTAAAGCTTTTTTGCATATCAGGAAGAGAAAGCTGCTCGCGCGCATCTCCATGTGACTGGTCTTTAGATTGAAAAGAGTGCTGCTGTGTAAAATGTTCCTGGCCAGGAAGCCAGGGAAATGTTTTTTTCAAAGAGTCTGTCGGAAAATATGCCGCCAAAATAAAACATAAAATACTTAAAATCAGAGATAATCGCCATAAAGCAGCCCGTTTCCAAAGAGAAAGACAGTTATGCATGATCTTATCCCTTCGAGCTGTTTGGTGTTAGGCGCTCTTGCTCAGGCGATGTATTTTGCACGTTAATTTGCCCCTCTTGTTCCTGTAGCCGAACAGTCGAAAAACCTTGTTGACGCATAGTGATAAGTGCTTCTCCAATTTTATCTTCTACAAGGCGTACAATATCCTGCGTCGCAATCTCTGCATCTTGCTCTCTTTGTTGTCGGATAAGAGGAAGAATAATATTGGGATCAATCCCTCCAGCCTCTATATGCAGGCCATAACGCTTAATAAGAGCCTCTATTGCGAGTGCTGAAACACGGGCTAAATCATAATCTTTGAGGGGTTGGAATAAAAAGATGCGGTCACAATAAGCCGTCAGTTCAGGTGCAATACCAATCTCACGTGCCTGTTTTATCCCTTCCATCCGTCTTTTTTCTGCTGTTGAAAGGTCGAGATCGTCTAGGGAAAGTGAGTTTGCTATAGTCTGTGTAAAAATAAATAAAGCCTGGTGGGATAATGAGCTAGAAAGCCGTGCTGCACTCAATTCACCACGCCACAAACTTAAAAGCTGGTCTTGTTCCTCAGAAGAGATTTTGAGAGCTTCTTTGATGATAATAACGGCTTCAGCATCGCGTTTAAGGATTGATTCAATTTGGCTAATGAGCCCTGCTTCGGCATTATGATCAATAAAAAAACACGGTCTTTCTATTTGATGTGCAACCTGCTGGGCGAGGAGATTCTTTCCTGTTCCTGTCGGGCCAAGAAAAAGAAATACTCCAATAGGGCCAGTTCGTTTTTTTAAAGCAAGGCGTAATTTTAACTGCTGAGCAATATCCTCGCAGACTTTTTCCTGCCCAATAATGCGTGCTCTCAAGGCAGCAGCCAACTCGCCTGAATCAATTCTGGCATCTTTATGCTGTCGGCTTAGCTTATGATCAATAACCTGTCTCTTTGTAAAAAAATCCAGCAGCCTAATAAGAGGTCCTCTACGCCGCCTAAGACCTAAGCGCGCTAGTCTGTTTGATGATACCTCATAAATATAGCCGATAAAAACTATAGATAATAAGAATAGGGCCAGGGGCAGAAAGAAAAATCGGGCTCGATCAATTGCAAACCTTAAAATATCTCCAAAATGTTTCCATGAAACAGGGAGAAAAATAAAGAGCTGAATAAAAGCAAGAACAACAAATAATAATAAAAGAAGAGGCATCGCTCTATTGAGTAAGAGCATAAAGGATTTCAGCATGATTCTTTTTATCTCATCTCAGTTTCAGTGAGCGACTCTGCTTTAAGATAGTGAGGCATATGATAAGAAGCGAGAGGTCTTTTTATAAGGGAAAAGTTAAAAATACCGGTAAAACCCCTTTTTGTTGGTGCTTCAAACATTGACCTGAATATTAAATAAAGCGTGATCTTGAAATGAGACCTTGCATCCTCCCAAAATGGTGCCTATTTTAGCAAGAAGTTTACTTTCATCTTCCGCTTTTTTGGGGGGTGGCCCATCTGGGCCGCCTTTTTTGTTTTGGATCAACACTCACACACAAGCGAGCCTTCTATGTCTGCACATGGGATTATACGCCTCAGTGGCCTGGAAGCGCAGATTGCTGATCGCATCGCTCCAACCTTGGTTGACCTTGGTTATGAGTTGGTGCGTCTCTCAGTGCTTGGTCATGAAACACCTACGGTGCAGGTCATGGCAGACAAAGCTGATGGCTCTCTGATTTCTGTAGATGACTGTGAGCAGATAAGTCATGCTGTTGGGGCAATTTTAGATGTTGATGATCCCATCCCGGGAGCCTGGACATTAGAAGTTTCGTCTTCAGGTATTGATCGCCCATTAACCCGTCTCAAAGATTGGGAGCGCTTTACTGGCCATTTGGCAAAGGCAGAAATGGATGTCGCACTTAATGGGCGGAAGCGTTTTGCCGGTATTGTCATGGGTGTGAAAGACGACTCGGCTGTTCTGAGGTTAGATAATGGGGAAGAGGCTTTACTGCCATTATCAGAAATGCGTAAAGCCCGCCTTGTTTTGACCGATGAGCTTATTGAAGCATGTGCTACCTTGGCGGGACTGGAACAATCTTCTAAAGAAGGTGATCAGAAACGCCGCGTGCCAAAGCTAAACCCCAAAAAGACGGGAAAGAAAAATTAATGACCCGTCTGATGTTGGTTGGAGGTCCGATTTAATGGACACGTCTGTTACTCGTCCAGAGCTGCTTCTCGTTGCGGATGCTGTCTCTCGGGAAAAGAATATTGATCGTGAACAAGTTCTTGAAGCCATGGAGCAGGCCATACAAAAGGCTGGTCGTGCTAAATATGGTCATGAAAAGGATATTCGCGCTACGATCGACCGCAAATCAGGTGAAGTGCGCTTAAGTCGCTGGACCGAAGTTGTAGAGGCGATTGATAACGAACATACGCAAATTCCGTTGCATATTGCACGTAAATTTCAGCCTGATATCAAGCTGGGTGAGCATCTTATCGATCCGCTTCCTCCGATTGATTTTGGCCGTATCTCAGCGCAAATGGCAAAACAAGTCATTGTTCAACGCGTTAGAGAATATGAGCGTAAGCGGCAATATCAAGAATTTAAAGATCGCGTAGGCGAAGTTATCAACGGAACGGTTAAGCAAACTGAATATGGTAATCTCATGGTTGAGATTGGCAGTACAGAAGCATTATTACGCCGTGATGAACTAATCCCACGTGAGTCCTTTCGTAATTCAGACCGTATTCGTGCTTATATTTACGATGTACGTGATGAACCACGCGGCCCTCAAATCTTTCTTTCTCGTACTCATCCAGGCTTCCTGGCAAAACTTTTTGCCCAAGAAGTTCCAGAGATTTACGATGGAATTATTGAGATCAAAGCTGTTGCACGTGACCCAGGTTCGCGTGCCAAAATGGCTGTTATCTCTCACGATTCCTCTATCGATCCTGTTGGGGCCTGTGTTGGTATGCGCGGCTCGCGCGTGCAGGCCGTGGTGGCCGAGCTTCAGGGAGAGAAAATCGATATTATTCCCTGGAGTGCACAGGCAGCAACCTTTGTTGTAAATGCTCTTGCCCCGCTGAAGTGTCAAAAGTTGTCATGGATGAAGAGGCAGGTCGTGTCGAGGTTGTTGTTCCTGACGAGCAGCTTTCATTGGCAATCGGGCGCCGTGGTCAAAATGTGCGTCTGGCAAGTCAGCTGACAAGATGGGATATTGATATCCTGACCGAAGCTGAGGAATCAGAGCGTCGTCAGGAAGAATTCCGCAAACGAACCAATCAGTTCGTGGAAACACTCGATGTTGATGACGTGATTGCTGGTCTTCTGGTTACAGAAGGGTACCATACAATCGAAGATCTTGCTTATGCAGAGCCTTCAGACCTTCATTCTATCGAAGGTTTCGATGAGACTGTGGCTGAAGAGCTCATGGCACGTGCCAATAATTATTTAATTGGGCGTGAGCAGGAGCTTGATGAGCGGCGTAAAGAGTTAGGTGTGACTGATGATTTGGTTGCACTGGAAGTCTTTTCTCCTAAAGTTCTTGTAGAGCTTGGAGAAAAGGGTATTAAAACTCTAGACGACCTCGCTGATCTTGCAGGTGATGAGCTTGTTGAGCTGCTTGGCGGTGATATGCTGAGTGAAGATGATGCAAATGAGATCATCATGGCAGCTCGGGCACATTGGTTTGAACAGGAGTCTTCTCAGGAAGACAGCTCAAAGGGTGGTGACGCTGAGCACGAATGATCTTTGCGACTTTGACGATGGGCCTGTAAAAGGACGAAAAAAAACTTCGTCCTCTGAGCGGCGCTGTATTGTCACGCGTTCTCATGAGTCTCCAGGGCAGATGATAAGATTTGTCATTGCGCCTGATGGTCGGATTGTGCCTGATCTTTCAGGCCGTCTGCCAGGAAGAGGGTTATGGGTTAAAGCAGAGCGGGAGATTTTTGACTCGGCGAAGTTAAAACAGGCATTTTCGCGGGCGGCACGAAAAGAGGTGCAAATTTCGCAAGGATTGCTTAACTTTGTAATAGAGGGGCTGGCAAATCGCCTCCAGGATGGTATCAGTTTGGCGCGGCGTGCTGGTGAAGCCGTATGCGGGTTTCAAAAGTGTCGTGAAAGACTCGCCGCGAACAAGGTTGGTGTTATCATTTGTGCGTTGGGTGCCAGTCGTGATGAGCTTGGTAGGTTAATGTCCGGTCATCGGTCATTACCCGTAGAATGGGTGCCGGAGCGAGTGCTTGCTTCAGCATTTGGGCGTGACCGAGCAG comes from Aristophania vespae and encodes:
- a CDS encoding ABC transporter substrate-binding protein/permease, translated to MKHLWRVCLRPAFLLIALTFSASFLTNAYAENGGYAVPGAHSETDLPWASDGEANVPYVFHDPAKESRIVGFEYDLMEAIAPLLHRKSRFVQNGWEGLIPGLSRGLYPMVIDGIEMTPEHKAAVLFSRPYYVTTDRIVVLKEGKKLETLESLKGHVVGTIKNTAAERMLLQQDPKSLRAYDEETNLFSDLRTGRLDAILIDEPIALYYLSDDMEISGEPIGQVSYGIAFPKDNPALRDAVNEALVTLIHNGTLHNILAKWNLWTPQMAHYTGDYSKSEVEPTAWNDYRTIMAGMSGSGIKTLLHRYVTFLPLIGQGMVMTLAVSALAMVIAIALGLILALIRHYGFAPLRFIAGIYVEIVRGTPLLIQVLFIFYGLPAIGIRLSPFLAGVIALGLNYAAYEAENYRAGLLSVPRGQMEAAVALNMTQFQALRLVIVPQAFRTVVPVMTNDFISLLKDSSLVSVITLTELSQTYIRLSSTYYDYIGTGLMVGAAYLLVGLPFVRLARMAEKRMGKAINQGHH
- a CDS encoding FAD/NAD(P)-binding protein, with the translated sequence MLLNTTVEFTFTDPDNPQEFLNYLNDVLNCDVKGEDFVSREYFYQFLEFKISRTPRFSQYVHFIREDVLSVKKISSHPQKGFLLKTALQTQAYDACILCCGQNLKKISPNQFSSSIISPYPASALNQFRDEKLLIIGSGLASIDVLVHLSKNHFRGEIDLLTRSAALPSVKKRDPALQVPEFAAFLADHNKGTSSGYEKLNSLVRAIDSYCQKKGSSLSYFQNYKPSLTDQLHYDYDLCRSAHNIWEDIIVDIIYALNNIWPDLTNREKDYFHTDIEPWLGRLLDAMPLKSADAILKLAENVPIQFVSHEKATQTHYSAIINATGLDKPSTSIFLQSLAQDGLLSFNHAGGVKTCPQTGRTKTALHLYSCGAINRGESYTSGSIYWTALTAQKISQTLLSR
- a CDS encoding FAD/NAD(P)-binding protein — encoded protein: MKIALIGGGPAAIITALHLCERQSHQDSAQNFVIDIYEPSQSMRGNLLKAASLTCFSTQLLNSLLLIPIIRRNF
- the rimP gene encoding ribosome maturation factor RimP, with amino-acid sequence MSAHGIIRLSGLEAQIADRIAPTLVDLGYELVRLSVLGHETPTVQVMADKADGSLISVDDCEQISHAVGAILDVDDPIPGAWTLEVSSSGIDRPLTRLKDWERFTGHLAKAEMDVALNGRKRFAGIVMGVKDDSAVLRLDNGEEALLPLSEMRKARLVLTDELIEACATLAGLEQSSKEGDQKRRVPKLNPKKTGKKN
- a CDS encoding RNA-binding protein, encoding MTLSTNDLCDFDDGPVKGRKKTSSSERRCIVTRSHESPGQMIRFVIAPDGRIVPDLSGRLPGRGLWVKAEREIFDSAKLKQAFSRAARKEVQISQGLLNFVIEGLANRLQDGISLARRAGEAVCGFQKCRERLAANKVGVIICALGASRDELGRLMSGHRSLPVEWVPERVLASAFGRDRAVYAVIAPGALAQRLMADCKRFSGVAETSLPDPIRVSKEQAEL